The proteins below come from a single Papaver somniferum cultivar HN1 chromosome 11, ASM357369v1, whole genome shotgun sequence genomic window:
- the LOC113322218 gene encoding F-box/kelch-repeat protein At3g06240-like has protein sequence MSRLSIPQDIQEEILLRLPVKSILRFKSVCKTCCELLSSRKFIKDHLNLATKNQLTNTKIMIGLSHDMYAADDIFYSIDYASILYGAVVMDYPNDNNNNAITHSIRHFIVGSCNGLILLLTEDSEKLFLWNPSTREYKEIIRAPTAVENLSYGFGYDFKTDNYKLVCIATGRSDDDGELDSFSEVYSYTAGSWSRGENIPYVYSDVTGGVLLNGALHWLGEDASHWSDDTATRKETIICFDINSEKFMDLQLPEETMTCPEEKFNIHVLGDSLCLICGVRNVRVDVWVMQNYGVRESWTKQFIITQKEIIADPHSLKIYGSVKDSGILIQVGDSLGLYDPKNDNIRTLNINGIIDGSFCSENYVESLVSVNSGIYMGTVDKKHSKDASEIQDSHHLNKNSQITMEAAQDKEAKRKRNELTESSSSSKRKRASSENQEMDAVNSSLRGVNNVFLIDVNAVVLEGVDVILADVHAANHEGSVAAFGGVNVIPGGINTVYHHELLKAY, from the coding sequence ATGTCAAGATTAAGTATTCCTCAAGACATCCAAGAAGAGATTTTATTAAGGTTACCTGTGAAATCCATCTTACGTTTCAAGTCCGTATGCAAGACCTGCTGTGAATTACTATCTAGTCGTAAATTTATAAAGGATCACCTTAACCTTGCCACCAAAAATCAACTTACAAACACAAAAATTATGATCGGTTTGAGTCATGATATGTACGCtgctgatgatatattttattccaTAGATTATGCTTCAATATTATACGGAGCTGTTGTGATGGATTACCCAAACGACAATAATAATAATGCTATAACTCACAGTATTCGCCATTTTATTGTGGGATCTTGCAATGGCTTGATTTTATTATTGACCGAAGATAGTGAAAAACTATTTCTTTGGAACCCATCCACAAGAGAGTACAAGGAAATCATAAGAGCACCGACGGCCGTAGAAAACCTTTCCTACGGGTTTGGTTACGATTTCAAAACTGATAATTACAAGTTGGTATGCATTGCAACTGGCCGGTCTGATGATGATGGCGAGCTTGACAGTTTTTCTGAAGTTTATTCATACACAGCTGGTTCATGGAGTAGAGGCGAAAACATCCCTTATGTGTATTCTGATGTAACCGGTGGTGTGCTTCTGAATGGTGCTCTTCATTGGTTAGGTGAAGATGCTTCTCATTGGTCAGACGATACGGCCACCCGTAAAGAAACTATAATTTGCTTCGATATTAATAGTGAGAAGTTCATGGATTTGCAACTTCCAGAAGAAACTATGACATGTCCAGAAGAGAAATTTAATATCCATGTGCTGGGAGATTCCCTTTGCTTAATTTGTGGTGTCCGTAACGTTCGTGTTGATGTATGGGTTATGCAAAATTATGGAGTGAGAGAATCTTGGACAAAGCAATTCATCATTACCCAAAAAGAAATTATTGCAGATCCCCATTCGTTAAAGATCTATGGCTCTGTTAAAGATAGTGGGATTCTAATACAGGTTGGTGACAGTCTCGGTTTATACGACCCAAAGAATGATAACATTAGAACCCTGAATATAAACGGCATCATCGATGGTAGTTTTTGCTCGGAGAATTACGTGGAGAGCTTAGTTTCAGTGAATTCAGGTATTTATATGGGTACAGTGGACAAAAAACATTCCAAAGATGCTAGTGAAATTCAAGATTCTCATCATTTGAATAAAAACTCCCAAATTACAATGGAAGCTGCTCAAGACAAAGAAGCGAAACGCAAACGTAATGAATTAACTGAAAGTAGTAGTAGTTCAAAAAGAAAACGAGCATCTTCtgaaaaccaagaaatggatgcTGTTAATTCGTCTCTTAGAGGTGTCAATAATGTGTTTCTCATAGACGTTAATGCCGTTGTTCTTGAAGGTGTTGATGTTATTCTTGCAGATGTTCATGCTGCTAACCATGAAGGTAGTGTCGCTGCCTTTGGAGGTGTTAATGTTATTCCTGGAGGTATTAATACTGTTTATCATCATGAACTTCTTAAGGCGTATTAA